One Aegilops tauschii subsp. strangulata cultivar AL8/78 chromosome 7, Aet v6.0, whole genome shotgun sequence genomic window carries:
- the LOC109752666 gene encoding putative transferase At4g12130, mitochondrial produces the protein MLPLARRLARYGPGARRLLHTGPPADPGVLASRLASRAVVRFRGPEAARFLNSLLTNDVLLSHASSSQPQRYAPTPNLPARAPPPQYAALLTPQGRFLYDLFLYRPAPRSQMLDRTGAAPQTGERPGGEDGEGDGGEVLADVDAAEVDELLACFKRYRLRSKVEIDNVSEEFLCWQRFGNDVAHAGPSTQEPEAQSIGWGQGSDHAAESSAQGNGHGWQWLKDPRLDILGYRGIFPADTIPPLVEADKEADERHYLLWRIENGVAEGSTEIPKGEAIPLEYNLAGLNAISFDKGCYIGQELIARTHHRGVIRKRLIPLKFVDENDKELEQAVAPGSDVVDDASGKKVGTVSTALGSRGMGLLRLDAALKENATLAISDKRDVRVKAIKPDWWPAEWTQVLEQQSAVA, from the exons ATGCTGCCGCTCGCCCGCCGCCTGGCGCGCTACGGTCCGGGCGCCCGCCGCCTGCTCCACACGGGCCCGCCGGCGGACCCGGGCGTGCTGGCGAGCCGCCTGGCGTCGCGCGCCGTGGTCCGCTTCCGGGGCCCCGAGGCGGCGCGCTTCCTCAACTCGCTCCTCACCAACGACGTCCTCCTCTCCCACGCCTCGTCGTCCCAGCCGCAGAGGTACGCGCCCACGCCCAACCTGCCCGCgcgggcgccgccgccgcagtACGCCGCGCTGCTCACGCCGCAGGGCCGGTTCCTCTACGACCTCTTCCTCTACCGCCCCGCCCCGCGCTCCCAGATGCTCGACCGCACCGGGGCCGCGCCCCAGACCGGGGAGCGGCCCGGCGGGGAGGATGGGGAGGGTGATGGCGGGGAGGTGCTCGCGGATGTGGACGCCGCCGAGGTCGACGAGCTGCTCGCCTGCTTCAAGAG ATATCGGCTGCGGAGCAAGGTTGAGATAGATAATGTAAGTGAGGAGTTTTTGTGCTGGCAAAGATTTGGAAACGATGTGGCACATGCTGGACCTTCCACTCAAGAACCCGAGGCTCAATCCATTGGATGGGGACAAGGTAGTGACCATGCTGCTGAGTCATCTGCACAAGGGAACGGTCATGGTTGGCAGTGGCTCAAAGATCCTCGGCTTGACATTCTTGGCTACAGAGGAATATTTCCAGCTGATACAATAC CACCACTTGTTGAGGCTGACAAAGAAGCAGATGAACGCCATTATTTGCTTTGGCGTATAGAAAATGGGGTTGCAGAAGGCTCAACTGAAATACCAAAAG GTGAAGCAATTCCGCTCGAGTACAATCTTGCAGGCCTGAATGCTATTTCATTTGACAAGGGGTGCTATATTGGTCAGGAGCTGATCGCGCGCACACACCACCGTGGTGTCATCAGGAAGCGCCTGATACCCTTGAAGTTTGTAGATGAAAATGACAAAG aacttgagcAGGCTGTTGCTCCGGGCTCAGATGTCGTGGACGACGCCTCTGGTAAGAAAGTGGGTACGGTAAGCACCGCTCTCGGCAGCCGTGGGATGGGCCTGTTGCGGCTCGATGCAGCACTGAAGGAAAACGCAACCCTCGCCATCAGCGACAAGAGAGATGTGAGGGTCAAGGCAATCAAGCCAGACTGGTGGCCGGCTGAGTGGACACAGGTCCTAGAACAGCAGAGCGCAGTCGCTTGA
- the LOC109752664 gene encoding uncharacterized protein, producing MERGRGGRDGPFGAGDPFAGFGRLGGAPMPGLFGGGRDPFDDPFFTQPFGARMGGPGMFGPGLFGPMGGPGAFGPMGGPGMFGAFGPGDGFLEQAPPRSNNNDGGGPVITEIDEDEEGGDGDGQANRGAYVQEPDDGNDGMQGGQVQMRRDPNRANGGGQPHSRSFTYQSSTVTYGGINGAYYTASNTRRSGSDGITVEESKEADTTTKEATHRISRGIHDKGHSVTRKLKSDGKVDSTQILHNLNEDELPGFEESWKGNAGQHLPGWNQNAGISNGDNSGNLGANGARQPAQNWALPGMQQQRDPRMQQQRDPRRHDNGQPKPKSSRIIPIS from the exons ATGGAGCGCGGGCGGGGCGGGAGGGACGGCCCCTTCGGCGCGGGCGACCCGTTCGCCGGATTCGGCCGCCTGGGGGGCGCCCCGATGCCCGGCCTCTTCGGCGGGGGCAGGGACCCCTTCGACGACCCCTTCTTCACGCAGCCCTTCGGGGCCAGGATGGGCGGCCCCGGCATGTTCGGCCCCGGCCTGTTCGGCCCGATGGGCGGCCCCGGCGCGTTCGGGCCTATGGGGGGCCCGGGCATGTTCGGCGCGTTCGGGCCCGGGGATGGGTTCCTCGAGCAAGCTCCTCCGCGAAGCAATAATAATGATGGAGGGGGGCCTGTCATCACGGAGATTGATGAGGACGAAGAAGGGGGCGATGGGGACGGGCAGGCGAACCGCGGGGCCTATGTTCAGGAGCCGGATGATGGGAATGATG GGATGCAAGGGGGTCAGGTCCAGATGAGGCGAGATCCCAACAGGGCGAATGGTGGCGGCCAGCCGCACTCGCGTTCGTTCACGTATCAGAGCTCCACCGTGACTTATGGTGGGATTAATGGAGCCTACTACACGGCTTCGAATACCCGGAGGAGCGGCAGCGATGGG ATTACTGTCGAAGAAAGCAAGGAAGCAGATACTACGACTAAAGAGGCCACTCATAGGATCTCCAGAGGAATTCATGATAAG GGACATTCTGTAACGAGGAAGCTGAAATCAGACGGGAAGGTGGACAGTACACAGATACTGCACAATCTCAATGAAG ATGAATTACCTGGATTTGAAGAATCATGGAAGGGCAATGCGGGACAGCACTTACCAGGCTGGAACCAAAATGCTGGTATATCTAATGGTGACAACTCTG GTAACCTTGGTGCCAACGGTGCCAGGCAGCCTGCACAGAACTGGGCGCTCCCCGGAATGCAGCAACAGCGCGATCCAAGAATGCAGCAACAGCGCGATCCAAGGAGGCACGACAACGGGCAGCCAAAGCCAAAGTCATCGCGGATCATCCCAATCTCCTGA